Proteins found in one Candidatus Bathyarchaeota archaeon genomic segment:
- a CDS encoding adenylosuccinate lyase, with amino-acid sequence MPILPIDTMRYGTKEMREIFEEESKLKRMLDVEAALAWAHAEVGNVPQKDAEIIMKKASTRYVKLKRVKAIEREIKHDVASIVRALAEQCGSSGAYVHLGATSYDIVDTANALLLKDAVKLIEQKLDSLEQILMKKASKFKRTIMIGRTHGQHALPTTLGFKFAVWTRENARNIQRLGQCRERLLVGKMTGAVGTQAGLGRHAMEIQKLVMKKLDIKHADISTQIVQRDRHGEFICLLALIASSLDNIATEIRELQRPEIAELFEAFEYEKQVGSSAMSHKRNPETCETVCGLAKVLRGLVSPSLENVVTWHERDLTQSSAERFVIPEACILVDHMLFLIINVLDNLRVDKERMRRNLKITQGRAMSEAVMTALVKKGMNRQEAHELLRKLTIKSELESRHFKEALAESGKTRKFLTETEISDALNPQKYLGTAIEQIELVIKKTQKRRKARART; translated from the coding sequence ATGCCAATTCTCCCTATAGATACGATGCGCTATGGAACCAAAGAAATGAGAGAGATTTTTGAAGAAGAAAGCAAGCTTAAGCGAATGTTAGATGTTGAAGCTGCTCTTGCATGGGCACATGCCGAAGTTGGGAATGTCCCGCAAAAAGACGCAGAAATAATTATGAAGAAAGCATCAACACGATACGTTAAGCTGAAACGGGTCAAAGCTATCGAACGCGAGATTAAACATGACGTTGCTTCAATTGTCAGGGCTTTAGCTGAGCAATGTGGCTCAAGCGGCGCCTATGTTCATCTAGGTGCAACAAGCTATGACATCGTTGACACCGCAAACGCTCTTCTGCTAAAAGACGCTGTGAAGCTTATCGAACAGAAATTGGACAGTTTGGAGCAGATTTTGATGAAAAAAGCCAGCAAGTTTAAGAGAACAATTATGATTGGGAGGACACATGGTCAACACGCCTTACCAACAACTTTAGGCTTTAAATTTGCAGTTTGGACGCGAGAAAACGCTAGAAACATCCAGCGATTGGGGCAATGTCGTGAGCGTTTGCTCGTTGGGAAAATGACGGGTGCCGTGGGAACTCAAGCAGGTTTGGGTCGACATGCCATGGAGATTCAGAAACTTGTGATGAAAAAATTGGACATAAAACACGCTGACATTTCCACACAGATTGTGCAGCGTGATCGCCATGGCGAATTTATTTGTCTTTTAGCTTTAATTGCTTCTTCATTAGACAACATAGCTACAGAAATTCGTGAACTGCAGCGACCGGAAATTGCGGAGTTGTTTGAGGCTTTTGAATATGAGAAACAGGTGGGAAGCTCTGCAATGTCGCATAAACGTAACCCAGAAACTTGTGAAACGGTTTGTGGATTGGCGAAAGTTTTGAGAGGCTTAGTTTCGCCTTCACTTGAAAACGTTGTAACCTGGCATGAACGGGATTTGACACAGTCTTCAGCTGAACGCTTCGTGATCCCGGAAGCGTGCATTCTAGTTGATCACATGTTGTTCCTAATAATCAATGTTCTAGACAACCTGCGAGTTGACAAAGAACGAATGAGGCGGAATTTGAAGATTACACAGGGACGGGCAATGTCTGAGGCTGTCATGACGGCGCTTGTAAAGAAGGGAATGAACCGCCAAGAAGCCCATGAACTTCTAAGAAAGCTGACAATCAAGAGCGAATTAGAAAGCCGTCACTTCAAAGAAGCCTTAGCTGAGAGCGGAAAAACACGGAAGTTCTTAACAGAAACAGAGATTAGTGACGCTCTTAACCCGCAGAAATATTTAGGCACTGCCATCGAGCAAATAGAGCTAGTTATAAAGAAAACACAAAAAAGAAGAAAAGCAAGAGCACGAACGTGA
- a CDS encoding asparagine synthetase B, which produces MGALIAAVDKKGTNISDVVVTMLEVLMHRGSDAFGVASPHKVVIKNTVEELRKEDMNSNILVGYNFAKILSRDKAQPVQNRDFTLAFDGRLFPAPSKSEVDYLLGKLEDIENKGMYLIRSLNGDYVFAIARDGEIVVGRDAVGACPLYFGENENICAVASERKALWKIGITKTNSFPPGKLAVINEKGFRFEIAKIITQPPSQKSDMETAAQQLKQILFQSTKERISNVKEVAVAFSGGIDSSIVAFLTKLCHVDVHLVYVALEQQKETAFAERAATALGIPLHIVTYSISDVEEILPKVLWLIEEPNPVNASIATSIFWVAEQSAELGFNVLMAGQGGDELFGGYHRYLEDYARHGLVGLQEKLYQDVVSLHESNLERDNKVCSFHNVELRMPFIDWEVIQLALSLPANFKIASSKDTLRKKVLRRTAKKLGIPRIITKKTKKAIQYTTGVNQAMRKLAKKEGLTLRKYVEETFLKTYKMLE; this is translated from the coding sequence ATGGGTGCTTTGATTGCTGCTGTAGACAAAAAAGGCACAAACATTTCTGATGTAGTTGTTACAATGCTTGAGGTGCTAATGCACCGAGGTTCCGATGCCTTTGGGGTTGCTTCGCCCCACAAAGTAGTGATAAAGAACACTGTGGAAGAGCTACGGAAAGAAGACATGAACTCGAACATTTTAGTAGGTTATAATTTTGCCAAAATCTTGTCCAGAGATAAAGCTCAACCTGTCCAAAACCGAGATTTCACTTTGGCTTTTGATGGTCGCTTGTTTCCTGCTCCTTCGAAAAGTGAAGTAGACTATTTGCTTGGAAAGCTCGAGGATATTGAAAACAAAGGGATGTACCTTATTCGAAGCCTTAATGGTGACTACGTTTTTGCGATAGCAAGAGATGGAGAAATCGTAGTCGGGCGGGATGCGGTTGGAGCATGTCCACTTTATTTCGGTGAAAACGAAAACATTTGTGCCGTAGCTTCGGAACGCAAAGCCCTATGGAAAATAGGTATAACGAAGACTAATTCGTTTCCACCTGGAAAGTTGGCTGTAATCAATGAGAAAGGTTTCCGTTTTGAAATCGCTAAAATCATAACTCAACCGCCTTCGCAAAAATCAGACATGGAAACTGCTGCTCAACAGCTCAAACAAATCTTGTTTCAATCAACAAAAGAGCGTATTTCAAACGTTAAAGAGGTTGCAGTGGCTTTTTCTGGAGGCATCGACAGCAGCATAGTCGCTTTTTTGACCAAACTATGTCATGTTGATGTCCATTTAGTCTATGTGGCGTTAGAGCAACAGAAGGAAACTGCTTTTGCGGAGCGTGCTGCAACAGCTTTAGGCATCCCACTTCACATTGTCACATATTCTATAAGCGATGTAGAAGAAATCTTGCCAAAAGTTCTATGGCTAATTGAAGAACCCAACCCAGTAAACGCTAGTATTGCAACATCTATTTTTTGGGTTGCTGAACAATCAGCTGAACTTGGCTTCAACGTCTTAATGGCTGGGCAGGGCGGAGACGAGCTTTTCGGTGGATATCACCGCTACCTTGAAGACTATGCCAGACACGGTTTAGTTGGTTTGCAGGAAAAGCTCTATCAAGACGTAGTTTCACTCCATGAGTCAAATCTCGAAAGAGACAACAAAGTGTGCTCCTTTCATAACGTGGAGTTAAGGATGCCCTTCATTGACTGGGAGGTAATTCAGCTCGCCTTAAGCCTTCCCGCAAACTTTAAGATTGCTTCATCAAAAGACACTCTACGTAAAAAGGTTCTGAGACGGACAGCTAAAAAGCTTGGAATTCCCAGAATCATTACTAAAAAAACCAAAAAAGCCATCCAATATACAACAGG